One genomic segment of Pseudomonas sp. RU47 includes these proteins:
- a CDS encoding thymidylate synthase, whose product MKQYLELVSHVIQNGSKQANRTGINTISFPGAMLRFDLQEGFPAITTRKMAFKSAIGEMCGFLRGVNNAAEFRALGCKVWDQNANENAQWLANPFRQGDDDLGEIYGVQWRKWPAYKQIPLSNTAAIEQTLSNGYKQIAQGEEDGQAYVVLYKAIDQVRQCVDTIINDPGSRRILFHGWNVAQLDEMALPPCHLLYQFHPNVETKEISLTLYIRSNDLGLGTPFNLTEGAALLSLIGRLTGYTPRWFTYFIGDAHVYENHLDMLNEQLKREPFAMPKLKISDRVPEFAKTGVYQPEWLELVEPSDFSLEGYEHHAPMTAPMAV is encoded by the coding sequence ATGAAGCAATATCTCGAACTGGTCTCGCACGTCATTCAGAACGGCAGCAAACAGGCCAACCGCACCGGCATCAACACCATCAGTTTCCCGGGTGCGATGCTGCGTTTCGATCTGCAGGAAGGTTTTCCGGCGATCACCACGCGCAAAATGGCCTTCAAATCGGCCATCGGCGAGATGTGCGGTTTTCTCCGTGGCGTGAACAACGCCGCTGAATTCCGTGCGCTGGGCTGCAAGGTCTGGGACCAGAACGCCAACGAAAACGCGCAGTGGCTGGCCAACCCGTTCCGTCAGGGCGACGACGACCTCGGCGAAATCTACGGCGTGCAATGGCGTAAATGGCCGGCGTACAAGCAGATCCCGCTGAGCAACACTGCGGCCATCGAACAAACCTTGAGCAACGGCTACAAGCAGATTGCTCAGGGCGAAGAAGACGGCCAGGCCTATGTGGTGCTGTACAAAGCCATCGACCAGGTGCGCCAGTGCGTCGACACGATCATCAACGATCCGGGTAGCCGCCGTATTCTGTTCCACGGCTGGAACGTTGCTCAGCTGGATGAAATGGCCCTGCCGCCGTGCCATCTGCTGTACCAGTTCCACCCGAATGTCGAGACCAAAGAGATTTCTCTGACCCTCTACATCCGCTCCAACGATCTGGGTCTGGGCACGCCGTTCAACCTCACCGAAGGCGCCGCGCTGCTGAGCCTGATCGGTCGCCTGACCGGCTACACGCCGCGTTGGTTCACCTATTTCATCGGTGATGCGCACGTCTACGAGAACCATCTGGACATGCTCAACGAACAGCTCAAGCGCGAGCCGTTTGCCATGCCGAAGCTGAAAATTTCGGATCGTGTGCCGGAGTTTGCCAAGACTGGCGTGTACCAGCCGGAATGGCTGGAGCTGGTCGAGCCGAGCGATTTCTCGCTGGAAGGTTATGAGCACCATGCGCCGATGACCGCGCCGATGGCGGTCTAA
- the cadR gene encoding Cd(II)/Pb(II)-responsive transcriptional regulator produces MKIGELAKLTDCAVETIRYYERENLLPEPARSDGNYRVYTQAHAERLTFIRNCRTLDMTLEEIRSLLTLRDSPQDQCESVNALIDEHIQHVKARIDGLLALQTQLLDLRQRCGEGPMADQCGILQRLEVSGGVVATEVEHSHVGRSHGH; encoded by the coding sequence ATGAAGATCGGAGAACTGGCCAAACTCACCGACTGCGCCGTGGAAACCATCCGCTACTACGAGCGCGAAAACCTCCTGCCGGAGCCGGCCCGCAGCGACGGCAACTACCGCGTCTACACCCAGGCGCACGCCGAACGCCTGACCTTCATCCGCAACTGCCGCACCCTCGACATGACCCTCGAAGAAATCCGTAGCCTGCTGACTTTGCGCGATAGCCCGCAGGATCAGTGCGAAAGCGTCAATGCATTGATCGACGAGCATATTCAGCATGTGAAGGCGCGGATTGATGGCTTGTTGGCGTTGCAGACACAACTGCTCGACCTGCGCCAACGCTGTGGCGAAGGGCCGATGGCCGATCAGTGCGGAATTTTGCAGCGGCTGGAAGTGAGTGGCGGGGTTGTCGCGACGGAAGTGGAGCACTCCCATGTAGGCCGCAGCCACGGCCATTAA